A window from Mangifera indica cultivar Alphonso chromosome 2, CATAS_Mindica_2.1, whole genome shotgun sequence encodes these proteins:
- the LOC123209077 gene encoding protein ALWAYS EARLY 2 isoform X3 produces the protein MAPTRKSRSVNKRYADEVSPVKDISSSSRSKQKKLSDKLGPQWRKGELQRFYEAYRNYGKDWKKVAAQVRNRSVEMVEALFNMNRAYLSLPEGTASVVGLIAMMTDHYNILEGSDGERENNDASSMPQKSQKRKYGKHQLSASKEDGLMSWPMASTDGCLSFLKRAHLDGNQPRAVKKRTPRVPVSYSYKKDDRINYTSLNDKKRESEVDANDVEVEHVAALALTEASQRGGSPQVSQTPYRTTEHGKSSPVLSWDKTFPKLETAYAKVHDVSPSEDRSQGRTGSEKPENGFSAGDKGSMHMEGVGTVEVHRKGKKIYRKRMKVEEVRNSLSDDGAEACSGTEEGMNTPKGKDDPEVLNAKDERFPRRGQRKKKGNLFFGDEKSSLDALQTLADLSLMFPDSKMESESSAHLKEERTVTDMDDKSSAPEATSTSYPNKLPGPNEKVLRTVTVVEGLSPRISKRGRYSDIDVENVREAEEQPESPSNSMKKRRKPILTKKASSGGESKISVKGKQTNQYSAQSKQWKPGQVLEGSSVNSDHKRARIDIVAPTVQLPAVSQGSKQSRQKMHLQRKFSSKGLTPSESILKNTPNKCLISQEDKVVSLKENISCCLSSELVRRWSTFEWFYSAIDYPWFANREFVEYLNHVGLGHIPRLTRVELGVIRSSLGKPRRFSECFLHDEREKLKHYRESVRKHYAELRTGIREGLPRDLPRPLSVGQRVIAIHPKTRELHDGSVLTVDHDKCRVQFDRPEIGVDFVMDIDCMPSNAFDNMPEALRRQIVAANKLPQLNGWSNFGGPVMNASGGHMGIAPLPMDTLVKQTKGDTNCAIPQAKSVAMDIASAPQAYGQPCTVAQIQEREVDIRAISELHRSLAKKEALLMELRNTNNDIMESHNGGDSSVKDSDPLRKHIAMVLVQLKEANGQASSALLHLRQRNTYPESSLQPWLKLPDNSSCLGSLTNSFDNFYASKECGPAVIEIVRGSRLKAHTMVDSAIKAMSSRKEGEDAYIRIGEALDRLDKRHLISDSGVQIRSPEQVNGTLSHHNQFVTSTAELSNKNETQIPSELITSCVATMFMIQTCTERQYPPADVAQIIESAVSSLHPCCPQNLPIYREIEMCMGRIKMQILALIPT, from the exons ATGGCCCCAACGAGAAAATCTAGAAGTGTGAATAAGCGATATGCAGATGAGGTGTCTCCTGTGAAAGATATCAGCAGTTCAAGCAGAAGTAAGCAAAAG aaattgtctGATAAATTAGGACCTCAATGGAGAAAGGGGGAGCTTCAACGTTTTTATGAAGCTTATCGAAATTATGGGAAAGACTGGAAAAAG GTGGCTGCTCAAGTTCGTAACAGATCAGTTGAAATGGTGGAGGCCCTCTTCAATATGAATCGG GCATACTTGTCCCTGCCAGAGGGAACAGCATCCGTGGTTGGCCTTATTGCAATGATGACAGATCACTATAATATCCTG GAAGGGAGTGATGGTGAGCGAGAGAACAATGATGCTTCTAGCATGCCACAAAAATCTCAGAAACGCAAGTATGGGAAACATCAGCTAAGTGCTTCGAAAGAAGATGGTTTAATGTCCTGGCCAATGGCATCAACTGATGGATGCCTATCATTTTTGAAGAGAGCCCACTTAGACG gTAATCAGCCTCGTGCAGTGAAGAAAAGGACACCTCGTGTCCCGGTTTCATATTCCTATAAGAAAGATGATAGAATCAATTATACTTCACTGAATGACAAAAAGCGGGAGTCAGAAGTTGATGCTAATGATGTTGAGGTTGAACACGTGGCAGCATTGGCATTAACTGAGGCATCACAAAGGGGAGGATCTCCACAAGTTTCTCAGACACCATACAGAACAACAGAGCATGGAAAATCCTCACCAGTTCTGAGCTGGGATAAAACG TTTCCAAAGCTGGAGACAGCTTATGCCAAAGTCCATGATGTTTCTCCATCTGAAGACAGATCTCAGGGTAGAACAGGAAGTGAGAAGCCTGAAAATGGTTTTTCTGCTGGAGATAAAGGTTCAATGCATATGGAAGGTGTTGGTACAGTTGAAGTTCACCGAAAGGGGAAAAAGATCTACAGAAAGAGAATGAAAGTTGAAGAGGTCAGAAACAGTCTGTCTGATGATGGAGCTGAAGCATGTAGTGGTACTGAAGAAGGAATGAATACTCCGAAGGGTAAAGATGACCCAGAGGTTTTAAATGCAAAAGATGAGCGATTCCCTCGAAGGGGtcagaggaagaagaaagggaatCTTTTCTTTGGAG ATGAAAAGTCCTCCTTGGATGCTCTGCAAACGTTGGCTGATTTATCCTTAATGTTCCCAGACTCTAAAATGGAATCTG AATCATCGGCACACTTGAAGGAAGAAAGAACTGTAACTGATATGGATGACAAGTCTAGTGCTCCTGAAGCTACATCTACTAGTTATCCTAATAAACTTCCTGGACCTAATGAGAAGGTGCTGAGAACTGTTACTGTAGTTGAAGGTCTTAGCCCAAGAATTTCTAAACGTGGACGATACTCAGATATTGATGTTGAAAATGTCAGAGAGGCGGAAGAACAGCCTGAATCTCCAAGTAATTCAATGAAAAAAAGGCGCAAACCTATTCTCACAAAAAAG GCCTCATCTGGAGGAGAGAGTAAAATTTCTGTAAAAGGTAAGCAGACCAACCAATATTCTGCTCAGTCAAAACAATGGAAACCAGGTCAAGTGTTGGAAGGTTCTTCTGTTAATAGTGATCACAAAAGAGCGAGGATAGATATAGTGGCACCAACCGTACAACTTCCTGCTGTAAGCCAAGGTAGTAAGCAAAGTAGACAAAAGATGCATTTACAGAGGAAATTTAGTTCAAAAGGGCTGACGCCTTCTGAGagcatattaaaaaatacaccaAATAAATGCTTAATCTCACAAGAAGACAAAGTGGTCTCTCTGAAG GAAAACATTTCTTGCTGCTTGTCATCTGAATTGGTGCGCAGATGGTCTACTTTTGAATGGTTCTACAGTGCAATTGATTACCCTTGGTTTGCTAATAGGGAGTTTGTGGAGTATTTGAATCATGTTGGACTAGGGCACATTCCAAGACTTACACGTGTGGAATTGGGTGTCATAAGAAG TTCCCTTGGCAAACCTCGGAGGTTTTCTGAATGCTTTCTGCATGATGAAAGAGAGAAACTTAAACATTATCGGGAATCAGTGAGAAAACATTATGCTGAACTTCGGACTGGTATTAGGGAAGGACTTCCAAGAGATTTACCACGCCCTTTGTCGGTTGGACAAAGAGTGATTGCTATTCATCCCAAAACAAGGGAACTACATGATGGGAGTGTACTCACTGTTGATCATGACAAGTGCAGGGTTCAGTTTGATCGTCCTGAGATAGGAGTGGATTTTGTCATG GATATTGATTGCATGCCTTCAAATGCATTTGACAATATGCCAGAAGCTCTAAGGAGACAAATTGTTGCTGCTAATAAGCTCCCTCAACTGAATGGATGGTCTAATTTTGGTGGGCCTGTAATGAATGCTTCAGGTGGGCATATGGGGATAGCACCCCTTCCCATGGACACTTTAGTAAAGCAGACCAAG GGTGATACAAACTGTGCCATTCCACAAGCAAAATCAGTGGCTATGGACATTGCTAGTGCACCGCAAGCCTATGGTCAACCTTGTACAGTGGCACAGATCCAGGAAAGGGAAGTTGATATACGAGCTATTTCTGAGCTGCACCGTTCTCTTGCTAAGAAG GAAGCATTGTTGATGGAACTTAGGAACACTAACAATGACATAATGGAAAGCCATAATGGTGGAGATAGCTCTGTAAAAGATTCTGATCCTCTCAGGAAACATATTGCCATGGTACTTGTACAGCTAAAGGAAGCCAATGGCCAG GCTTCTTCCGCTTTACTTCATTTGAGACAAAGAAATACATACCCTGAAAGCTCCCTACAGCCTTGGCTGAAGCTCCCAGACAATTCTAGTTGCTTAGGTAGCCTGACTAatagttttgataatttttacgCTTCAAAAGAATGTGGACCTGCTGTCATCGAAATAGTCAGAGGGTCAAGACTAAAAGCACATACAATGGTAGATTCTGCTATCAAG GCAATGTCATCAAGAAAGGAAGGGGAAGATGCTTATATTAGGATTGGAGAAGCTTTAGACCGTTTAGATAAAAGGCATTTGATATCTGACTCTGGAGTACAAATCAGGTCTCCAGAGCAGGTCAATGGCACTTTGAGTCATCACAATCAGTTTGTTACCAGCACAGCAGAGTTGTCTAACAAAAACGAGACCCAAATTCCCTCGGAGCTTATCACTTCATGCGTCGCAACAATGTTCATGATACAG ACATGTACTGAACGACAATATCCTCCGGCAGATGTGGCTCAGATAATTGAGTCTGCCGTGTCAAGCTTGCATCCGTGCTGCCCTCAGAACCTTCCCATTTACAGGGAGATAGAAATGTGCATGGGACGGATTAAGATGCAAATActggctctaataccaacttGA
- the LOC123209077 gene encoding protein ALWAYS EARLY 2 isoform X2, with product MAPTRKSRSVNKRYADEVSPVKDISSSSRSKQKKLSDKLGPQWRKGELQRFYEAYRNYGKDWKKVAAQVRNRSVEMVEALFNMNRAYLSLPEGTASVVGLIAMMTDHYNILEGSDGERENNDASSMPQKSQKRKYGKHQLSASKEDGLMSWPMASTDGCLSFLKRAHLDGNQPRAVKKRTPRVPVSYSYKKDDRINYTSLNDKKRESEVDANDVEVEHVAALALTEASQRGGSPQVSQTPYRTTEHGKSSPVLSWDKTFPKLETAYAKVHDVSPSEDRSQGRTGSEKPENGFSAGDKGSMHMEGVGTVEVHRKGKKIYRKRMKVEEVRNSLSDDGAEACSGTEEGMNTPKGKDDPEVLNAKDERFPRRGQRKKKGNLFFGDEKSSLDALQTLADLSLMFPDSKMESESSAHLKEERTVTDMDDKSSAPEATSTSYPNKLPGPNEKVLRTVTVVEGLSPRISKRGRYSDIDVENVREAEEQPESPSNSMKKRRKPILTKKLANAEALTNSHLNRTMERKASSGGESKISVKGKQTNQYSAQSKQWKPGQVLEGSSVNSDHKRARIDIVAPTVQLPAVSQGSKQSRQKMHLQRKFSSKGLTPSESILKNTPNKCLISQEDKVVSLKENISCCLSSELVRRWSTFEWFYSAIDYPWFANREFVEYLNHVGLGHIPRLTRVELGVIRSSLGKPRRFSECFLHDEREKLKHYRESVRKHYAELRTGIREGLPRDLPRPLSVGQRVIAIHPKTRELHDGSVLTVDHDKCRVQFDRPEIGVDFVMDIDCMPSNAFDNMPEALRRQIVAANKLPQLNGWSNFGGPVMNASGGHMGIAPLPMDTLVKQTKGDTNCAIPQAKSVAMDIASAPQAYGQPCTVAQIQEREVDIRAISELHRSLAKKEALLMELRNTNNDIMESHNGGDSSVKDSDPLRKHIAMASSALLHLRQRNTYPESSLQPWLKLPDNSSCLGSLTNSFDNFYASKECGPAVIEIVRGSRLKAHTMVDSAIKAMSSRKEGEDAYIRIGEALDRLDKRHLISDSGVQIRSPEQVNGTLSHHNQFVTSTAELSNKNETQIPSELITSCVATMFMIQTCTERQYPPADVAQIIESAVSSLHPCCPQNLPIYREIEMCMGRIKMQILALIPT from the exons ATGGCCCCAACGAGAAAATCTAGAAGTGTGAATAAGCGATATGCAGATGAGGTGTCTCCTGTGAAAGATATCAGCAGTTCAAGCAGAAGTAAGCAAAAG aaattgtctGATAAATTAGGACCTCAATGGAGAAAGGGGGAGCTTCAACGTTTTTATGAAGCTTATCGAAATTATGGGAAAGACTGGAAAAAG GTGGCTGCTCAAGTTCGTAACAGATCAGTTGAAATGGTGGAGGCCCTCTTCAATATGAATCGG GCATACTTGTCCCTGCCAGAGGGAACAGCATCCGTGGTTGGCCTTATTGCAATGATGACAGATCACTATAATATCCTG GAAGGGAGTGATGGTGAGCGAGAGAACAATGATGCTTCTAGCATGCCACAAAAATCTCAGAAACGCAAGTATGGGAAACATCAGCTAAGTGCTTCGAAAGAAGATGGTTTAATGTCCTGGCCAATGGCATCAACTGATGGATGCCTATCATTTTTGAAGAGAGCCCACTTAGACG gTAATCAGCCTCGTGCAGTGAAGAAAAGGACACCTCGTGTCCCGGTTTCATATTCCTATAAGAAAGATGATAGAATCAATTATACTTCACTGAATGACAAAAAGCGGGAGTCAGAAGTTGATGCTAATGATGTTGAGGTTGAACACGTGGCAGCATTGGCATTAACTGAGGCATCACAAAGGGGAGGATCTCCACAAGTTTCTCAGACACCATACAGAACAACAGAGCATGGAAAATCCTCACCAGTTCTGAGCTGGGATAAAACG TTTCCAAAGCTGGAGACAGCTTATGCCAAAGTCCATGATGTTTCTCCATCTGAAGACAGATCTCAGGGTAGAACAGGAAGTGAGAAGCCTGAAAATGGTTTTTCTGCTGGAGATAAAGGTTCAATGCATATGGAAGGTGTTGGTACAGTTGAAGTTCACCGAAAGGGGAAAAAGATCTACAGAAAGAGAATGAAAGTTGAAGAGGTCAGAAACAGTCTGTCTGATGATGGAGCTGAAGCATGTAGTGGTACTGAAGAAGGAATGAATACTCCGAAGGGTAAAGATGACCCAGAGGTTTTAAATGCAAAAGATGAGCGATTCCCTCGAAGGGGtcagaggaagaagaaagggaatCTTTTCTTTGGAG ATGAAAAGTCCTCCTTGGATGCTCTGCAAACGTTGGCTGATTTATCCTTAATGTTCCCAGACTCTAAAATGGAATCTG AATCATCGGCACACTTGAAGGAAGAAAGAACTGTAACTGATATGGATGACAAGTCTAGTGCTCCTGAAGCTACATCTACTAGTTATCCTAATAAACTTCCTGGACCTAATGAGAAGGTGCTGAGAACTGTTACTGTAGTTGAAGGTCTTAGCCCAAGAATTTCTAAACGTGGACGATACTCAGATATTGATGTTGAAAATGTCAGAGAGGCGGAAGAACAGCCTGAATCTCCAAGTAATTCAATGAAAAAAAGGCGCAAACCTATTCTCACAAAAAAG TTAGCAAATGCTGAAGCTCTTACAAATTCTCATTTGAATAGAACTATGGAAAGGAAG GCCTCATCTGGAGGAGAGAGTAAAATTTCTGTAAAAGGTAAGCAGACCAACCAATATTCTGCTCAGTCAAAACAATGGAAACCAGGTCAAGTGTTGGAAGGTTCTTCTGTTAATAGTGATCACAAAAGAGCGAGGATAGATATAGTGGCACCAACCGTACAACTTCCTGCTGTAAGCCAAGGTAGTAAGCAAAGTAGACAAAAGATGCATTTACAGAGGAAATTTAGTTCAAAAGGGCTGACGCCTTCTGAGagcatattaaaaaatacaccaAATAAATGCTTAATCTCACAAGAAGACAAAGTGGTCTCTCTGAAG GAAAACATTTCTTGCTGCTTGTCATCTGAATTGGTGCGCAGATGGTCTACTTTTGAATGGTTCTACAGTGCAATTGATTACCCTTGGTTTGCTAATAGGGAGTTTGTGGAGTATTTGAATCATGTTGGACTAGGGCACATTCCAAGACTTACACGTGTGGAATTGGGTGTCATAAGAAG TTCCCTTGGCAAACCTCGGAGGTTTTCTGAATGCTTTCTGCATGATGAAAGAGAGAAACTTAAACATTATCGGGAATCAGTGAGAAAACATTATGCTGAACTTCGGACTGGTATTAGGGAAGGACTTCCAAGAGATTTACCACGCCCTTTGTCGGTTGGACAAAGAGTGATTGCTATTCATCCCAAAACAAGGGAACTACATGATGGGAGTGTACTCACTGTTGATCATGACAAGTGCAGGGTTCAGTTTGATCGTCCTGAGATAGGAGTGGATTTTGTCATG GATATTGATTGCATGCCTTCAAATGCATTTGACAATATGCCAGAAGCTCTAAGGAGACAAATTGTTGCTGCTAATAAGCTCCCTCAACTGAATGGATGGTCTAATTTTGGTGGGCCTGTAATGAATGCTTCAGGTGGGCATATGGGGATAGCACCCCTTCCCATGGACACTTTAGTAAAGCAGACCAAG GGTGATACAAACTGTGCCATTCCACAAGCAAAATCAGTGGCTATGGACATTGCTAGTGCACCGCAAGCCTATGGTCAACCTTGTACAGTGGCACAGATCCAGGAAAGGGAAGTTGATATACGAGCTATTTCTGAGCTGCACCGTTCTCTTGCTAAGAAG GAAGCATTGTTGATGGAACTTAGGAACACTAACAATGACATAATGGAAAGCCATAATGGTGGAGATAGCTCTGTAAAAGATTCTGATCCTCTCAGGAAACATATTGCCATG GCTTCTTCCGCTTTACTTCATTTGAGACAAAGAAATACATACCCTGAAAGCTCCCTACAGCCTTGGCTGAAGCTCCCAGACAATTCTAGTTGCTTAGGTAGCCTGACTAatagttttgataatttttacgCTTCAAAAGAATGTGGACCTGCTGTCATCGAAATAGTCAGAGGGTCAAGACTAAAAGCACATACAATGGTAGATTCTGCTATCAAG GCAATGTCATCAAGAAAGGAAGGGGAAGATGCTTATATTAGGATTGGAGAAGCTTTAGACCGTTTAGATAAAAGGCATTTGATATCTGACTCTGGAGTACAAATCAGGTCTCCAGAGCAGGTCAATGGCACTTTGAGTCATCACAATCAGTTTGTTACCAGCACAGCAGAGTTGTCTAACAAAAACGAGACCCAAATTCCCTCGGAGCTTATCACTTCATGCGTCGCAACAATGTTCATGATACAG ACATGTACTGAACGACAATATCCTCCGGCAGATGTGGCTCAGATAATTGAGTCTGCCGTGTCAAGCTTGCATCCGTGCTGCCCTCAGAACCTTCCCATTTACAGGGAGATAGAAATGTGCATGGGACGGATTAAGATGCAAATActggctctaataccaacttGA
- the LOC123209077 gene encoding protein ALWAYS EARLY 2 isoform X4, translated as MAPTRKSRSVNKRYADEVSPVKDISSSSRSKQKKLSDKLGPQWRKGELQRFYEAYRNYGKDWKKVAAQVRNRSVEMVEALFNMNRAYLSLPEGTASVVGLIAMMTDHYNILEGSDGERENNDASSMPQKSQKRKYGKHQLSASKEDGLMSWPMASTDGCLSFLKRAHLDGNQPRAVKKRTPRVPVSYSYKKDDRINYTSLNDKKRESEVDANDVEVEHVAALALTEASQRGGSPQVSQTPYRTTEHGKSSPVLSWDKTFPKLETAYAKVHDVSPSEDRSQGRTGSEKPENGFSAGDKGSMHMEGVGTVEVHRKGKKIYRKRMKVEEVRNSLSDDGAEACSGTEEGMNTPKGKDDPEVLNAKDERFPRRGQRKKKGNLFFGDEKSSLDALQTLADLSLMFPDSKMESESSAHLKEERTVTDMDDKSSAPEATSTSYPNKLPGPNEKVLRTVTVVEGLSPRISKRGRYSDIDVENVREAEEQPESPSNSMKKRRKPILTKKLANAEALTNSHLNRTMERKASSGGESKISVKGKQTNQYSAQSKQWKPGQVLEGSSVNSDHKRARIDIVAPTVQLPAVSQGSKQSRQKMHLQRKFSSKGLTPSESILKNTPNKCLISQEDKVVSLKENISCCLSSELVRRWSTFEWFYSAIDYPWFANREFVEYLNHVGLGHIPRLTRVELGVIRSSLGKPRRFSECFLHDEREKLKHYRESVRKHYAELRTGIREGLPRDLPRPLSVGQRVIAIHPKTRELHDGSVLTVDHDKCRVQFDRPEIGVDFVMDIDCMPSNAFDNMPEALRRQIVAANKLPQLNGWSNFGGPVMNASGGHMGIAPLPMDTLVKQTKGDTNCAIPQAKSVAMDIASAPQAYGQPCTVAQIQEREVDIRAISELHRSLAKKASSALLHLRQRNTYPESSLQPWLKLPDNSSCLGSLTNSFDNFYASKECGPAVIEIVRGSRLKAHTMVDSAIKAMSSRKEGEDAYIRIGEALDRLDKRHLISDSGVQIRSPEQVNGTLSHHNQFVTSTAELSNKNETQIPSELITSCVATMFMIQTCTERQYPPADVAQIIESAVSSLHPCCPQNLPIYREIEMCMGRIKMQILALIPT; from the exons ATGGCCCCAACGAGAAAATCTAGAAGTGTGAATAAGCGATATGCAGATGAGGTGTCTCCTGTGAAAGATATCAGCAGTTCAAGCAGAAGTAAGCAAAAG aaattgtctGATAAATTAGGACCTCAATGGAGAAAGGGGGAGCTTCAACGTTTTTATGAAGCTTATCGAAATTATGGGAAAGACTGGAAAAAG GTGGCTGCTCAAGTTCGTAACAGATCAGTTGAAATGGTGGAGGCCCTCTTCAATATGAATCGG GCATACTTGTCCCTGCCAGAGGGAACAGCATCCGTGGTTGGCCTTATTGCAATGATGACAGATCACTATAATATCCTG GAAGGGAGTGATGGTGAGCGAGAGAACAATGATGCTTCTAGCATGCCACAAAAATCTCAGAAACGCAAGTATGGGAAACATCAGCTAAGTGCTTCGAAAGAAGATGGTTTAATGTCCTGGCCAATGGCATCAACTGATGGATGCCTATCATTTTTGAAGAGAGCCCACTTAGACG gTAATCAGCCTCGTGCAGTGAAGAAAAGGACACCTCGTGTCCCGGTTTCATATTCCTATAAGAAAGATGATAGAATCAATTATACTTCACTGAATGACAAAAAGCGGGAGTCAGAAGTTGATGCTAATGATGTTGAGGTTGAACACGTGGCAGCATTGGCATTAACTGAGGCATCACAAAGGGGAGGATCTCCACAAGTTTCTCAGACACCATACAGAACAACAGAGCATGGAAAATCCTCACCAGTTCTGAGCTGGGATAAAACG TTTCCAAAGCTGGAGACAGCTTATGCCAAAGTCCATGATGTTTCTCCATCTGAAGACAGATCTCAGGGTAGAACAGGAAGTGAGAAGCCTGAAAATGGTTTTTCTGCTGGAGATAAAGGTTCAATGCATATGGAAGGTGTTGGTACAGTTGAAGTTCACCGAAAGGGGAAAAAGATCTACAGAAAGAGAATGAAAGTTGAAGAGGTCAGAAACAGTCTGTCTGATGATGGAGCTGAAGCATGTAGTGGTACTGAAGAAGGAATGAATACTCCGAAGGGTAAAGATGACCCAGAGGTTTTAAATGCAAAAGATGAGCGATTCCCTCGAAGGGGtcagaggaagaagaaagggaatCTTTTCTTTGGAG ATGAAAAGTCCTCCTTGGATGCTCTGCAAACGTTGGCTGATTTATCCTTAATGTTCCCAGACTCTAAAATGGAATCTG AATCATCGGCACACTTGAAGGAAGAAAGAACTGTAACTGATATGGATGACAAGTCTAGTGCTCCTGAAGCTACATCTACTAGTTATCCTAATAAACTTCCTGGACCTAATGAGAAGGTGCTGAGAACTGTTACTGTAGTTGAAGGTCTTAGCCCAAGAATTTCTAAACGTGGACGATACTCAGATATTGATGTTGAAAATGTCAGAGAGGCGGAAGAACAGCCTGAATCTCCAAGTAATTCAATGAAAAAAAGGCGCAAACCTATTCTCACAAAAAAG TTAGCAAATGCTGAAGCTCTTACAAATTCTCATTTGAATAGAACTATGGAAAGGAAG GCCTCATCTGGAGGAGAGAGTAAAATTTCTGTAAAAGGTAAGCAGACCAACCAATATTCTGCTCAGTCAAAACAATGGAAACCAGGTCAAGTGTTGGAAGGTTCTTCTGTTAATAGTGATCACAAAAGAGCGAGGATAGATATAGTGGCACCAACCGTACAACTTCCTGCTGTAAGCCAAGGTAGTAAGCAAAGTAGACAAAAGATGCATTTACAGAGGAAATTTAGTTCAAAAGGGCTGACGCCTTCTGAGagcatattaaaaaatacaccaAATAAATGCTTAATCTCACAAGAAGACAAAGTGGTCTCTCTGAAG GAAAACATTTCTTGCTGCTTGTCATCTGAATTGGTGCGCAGATGGTCTACTTTTGAATGGTTCTACAGTGCAATTGATTACCCTTGGTTTGCTAATAGGGAGTTTGTGGAGTATTTGAATCATGTTGGACTAGGGCACATTCCAAGACTTACACGTGTGGAATTGGGTGTCATAAGAAG TTCCCTTGGCAAACCTCGGAGGTTTTCTGAATGCTTTCTGCATGATGAAAGAGAGAAACTTAAACATTATCGGGAATCAGTGAGAAAACATTATGCTGAACTTCGGACTGGTATTAGGGAAGGACTTCCAAGAGATTTACCACGCCCTTTGTCGGTTGGACAAAGAGTGATTGCTATTCATCCCAAAACAAGGGAACTACATGATGGGAGTGTACTCACTGTTGATCATGACAAGTGCAGGGTTCAGTTTGATCGTCCTGAGATAGGAGTGGATTTTGTCATG GATATTGATTGCATGCCTTCAAATGCATTTGACAATATGCCAGAAGCTCTAAGGAGACAAATTGTTGCTGCTAATAAGCTCCCTCAACTGAATGGATGGTCTAATTTTGGTGGGCCTGTAATGAATGCTTCAGGTGGGCATATGGGGATAGCACCCCTTCCCATGGACACTTTAGTAAAGCAGACCAAG GGTGATACAAACTGTGCCATTCCACAAGCAAAATCAGTGGCTATGGACATTGCTAGTGCACCGCAAGCCTATGGTCAACCTTGTACAGTGGCACAGATCCAGGAAAGGGAAGTTGATATACGAGCTATTTCTGAGCTGCACCGTTCTCTTGCTAAGAAG GCTTCTTCCGCTTTACTTCATTTGAGACAAAGAAATACATACCCTGAAAGCTCCCTACAGCCTTGGCTGAAGCTCCCAGACAATTCTAGTTGCTTAGGTAGCCTGACTAatagttttgataatttttacgCTTCAAAAGAATGTGGACCTGCTGTCATCGAAATAGTCAGAGGGTCAAGACTAAAAGCACATACAATGGTAGATTCTGCTATCAAG GCAATGTCATCAAGAAAGGAAGGGGAAGATGCTTATATTAGGATTGGAGAAGCTTTAGACCGTTTAGATAAAAGGCATTTGATATCTGACTCTGGAGTACAAATCAGGTCTCCAGAGCAGGTCAATGGCACTTTGAGTCATCACAATCAGTTTGTTACCAGCACAGCAGAGTTGTCTAACAAAAACGAGACCCAAATTCCCTCGGAGCTTATCACTTCATGCGTCGCAACAATGTTCATGATACAG ACATGTACTGAACGACAATATCCTCCGGCAGATGTGGCTCAGATAATTGAGTCTGCCGTGTCAAGCTTGCATCCGTGCTGCCCTCAGAACCTTCCCATTTACAGGGAGATAGAAATGTGCATGGGACGGATTAAGATGCAAATActggctctaataccaacttGA